Proteins from a genomic interval of bacterium:
- a CDS encoding addiction module toxin, HicA family, with translation MPKIPGIPHQKAVRALEKAGFRIARQGKHIVMTDGARILTIPRHNPVNAFTLGGIVRDAGLTVEQFKKLL, from the coding sequence GTGCCGAAGATCCCCGGTATCCCACATCAGAAGGCGGTTCGTGCGCTTGAGAAGGCGGGCTTTCGTATTGCGCGTCAGGGCAAGCACATCGTCATGACCGATGGAGCGCGCATCCTCACCATCCCGCGACACAACCCCGTCAACGCCTTCACCCTTGGCGGCATCGTGAGAGATGCAGGGCTCACCGTCGAGCAGTTCAAGAAGTTGCTCTGA